One segment of Papaver somniferum cultivar HN1 unplaced genomic scaffold, ASM357369v1 unplaced-scaffold_81, whole genome shotgun sequence DNA contains the following:
- the LOC113345483 gene encoding putative F-box protein At5g42430: MDKVSHPLVCNESLLCEILSRLPVKSLMRFKCVSKPWLYLIKKDRYFIDLHFTRSNTAPKSISMLVAVFDSEKNKEMSLLSTEIMLPYGGEDEHEGGGGRGVGTIQRKLLGPCSATRHRFLNGLICYIEKDEVKIDRVCVQNPSTGESTPWVSSLIRQQFGEDCSSVVLNANGSATYKISPTLSSCEFGYDPVTKEHKVVGLWGTGKWDMDGKIISEKCVCEVWTVGSNSWRRIDDHPRHDLVKMGFKSTKYANGSIYWLGYSCSNDHCIIEFNVGSEKFREISLPNFIRDDIGVACGTKLIQIDGHLAILALGMSYPSFQNNRIIWVNNTKTSTKMCILYDINNDQDARSTSSASICSNYYWMEGTFLMPPFDPETGSRSIQTIPGTDLFIVRSYKDHDLSFYYYNWKKKSFSSSKFEVHGILELIQDYKVPVSLSELLIYTFRESILPVNPL, from the coding sequence ATGGATAAAGTAAGTCATCCTCTTGTCTGTAATGAATCATTACTTTGTGAGATACTGAGTAGACTACCTGTTAAGTCGCTCATGAGGTTCAAGTGCGTAAGCAAACCCTGGCTATATTTGATTAAAAAGGATAGGTACTTCATTGATTTACACTTCACTCGATCAAATACAGCACCAAAGTCTATATCCATGCTTGTTGCGGTGTTTGATTccgaaaaaaataaagaaatgagcTTGCTATCAACAGAGATAATGCTGCCCTATGGTGGTGAAGACGAACATGAAGGAGGAGGTGGAAGAGGAGTCGGAACTATTCAAAGGAAATTACTTGGACCGTGCTCTGCTACCAGACATAGGTTTCTCAATGGTTTGATTTGTTACATAGAAAAAGACGAAGTAAAGATTGATCGTGTTTGCGTGCAAAACCCCAGCACTGGAGAATCAACACCTTGGGTCTCATCATTGATTAGACAACAATTTGGAGAAGATTGTTCCAGTGTTGTACTAAATGCAAATGGAAGTGCGACTTACAAGATATCACCTACGCTTTCTTCTTGTGAGTTTGGATATGATCCTGTCACCAAGGAACACAAAGTGGTCGGTTTGTGGGGTACAGGTAAATGGGATATGGACGGCAAGATCATAAGTGAGAAATGTGTCTGCGAGGTCTGGACTGTTGGAAGCAATTCATGGAGAAGGATTGATGATCACCCCAGACATGATCTGGTTAAGATGGGCTTCAAGTCTACTAAATATGCAAATGGTTCCATATATTGGCTGGGTTATTCTTGTAGCAATGATCACTGCATCATCGAATTTAATGTTGGGAGTGAAAAGTTTCGAGAAATCTCCCTTCCTAATTTCATAAGAGATGATATTGGAGTCGCATGTGGTACTAAATTGATTCAAATCGATGGTCATTTAGCTATATTAGCTTTGGGGATGAGCTATCCCTCATTCCAAAACAACCGTATTATATGGGTAAATAACACCAAGACATCAACCAAGATGTGTATATTGTATGAcattaataatgatcaagatgCCAGGTCTACTAGCAGTGCAAGTATTTGTAGTAACTATTATTGGATGGAAGGAACATTCTTAATGCCGCCATTTGATCCAGAGACAGGTAGTCGTTCTATTCAAACCATTCCAGGGACAGATTTGTTCATCGTAAGGTCCTACAAGGACCATGATTTATCTTTCTATTATtacaactggaagaagaagagttttagCAGTTCCAAGTTTGAAGTACATGGAATATTGGAGCTGATTCAGGACTATAAAGTACCAGTCTCTCTTTCAGAACTCCTTATATATACTTTCAGAGAAAGCATTTTACCTGTAAATCCTTTATAA